From Miscanthus floridulus cultivar M001 chromosome 15, ASM1932011v1, whole genome shotgun sequence, the proteins below share one genomic window:
- the LOC136506839 gene encoding uncharacterized protein, whose protein sequence is MPCLNVSTNVNLEGVDTSTILAEASKSVADIIGKPEASSPTSTPPRNRNRSGGVIRSKTYSKTGSLSMGRKRRRSSPTSPSPSSVERSPPATRSRSRAARSGTSTPSGMAPTVPQEVESSGSRSTRRSYSARLPRGMPASAAAPSSPEEAAAGDSIGAQLVTPEPASASTAGGKALPASTAGGEELTAPASPAGGEEVEPMLEPEDTAAGAMLEPEDTAAAGAFLPNSSPLRMPYLLEQDSNGQLCEEQSPDPDPVLMEPYWKAEKEYFDKIAQITKLPTLDSDTATSPNIIQESEADTILKASEFVLGLSSYIDGELLRNCSGILMEWSKGAGTILTTSQLICSRSPNIELIAWSECALPS, encoded by the exons ATGCCGTGCCTGAACGTGTCGACCAACGTGAACCTGGAGGGGGTGGAcacctccaccatcctcgccgAAGCCTCCAAGTCCGTCGCCGACATCATCGGCAAGCCAGAGGCC TCTTCCCCTACATCGACTCCGCCGCGAAATCGAAATCGCAGCGGCGGCGTGATTCGTTCGAAGACATACTCGAAAACCGGCTCTCTATCCATGGGTAGAAAGCGGCGGCGATCCTCACccacctccccctccccctcctccgtAGAGCGGTCGCCCCCGGCGACGAGGTCCCGGTCGAGGGCGGCCAGATCTGGCACCTCGACCCCCTCAGGTATGGCGCCAACCGTCCCTCAGGAGGTGGAGTCGTCGGGGTCCCGATCGACGCGACGGTCCTATTCCGCACGACTCCCTCGTGGCATGCCCGCATCTGCGGCCGCACCTTCCTCTCCAGAGGAAGCGGCTGCCGGAGATTCAATTGGCGCACAGTTGGTGACTCCCGAGCCTGCTTCAGCTTCAACTGCCGGAGGGAAAGCTTTGCCAGCTTCAACTGCCGGCGGGGAAGAGTTGACAGCTCCAGCTTCACCTGCCGGAGGggaagaggtggagcctatgCTGGAGCCTGAGGATACTGCTGCGGGTGCCATGCTGGAGCCTGAGGATACTGCTGCTGCAGGTGCCTTTTTACCCAACTCCTCTCCCCTCCGTATGCCGTACCTGCTGGAGCAGGATTCAAACGGACAACTCTGCGAAGAACAATCCCCTGACCCGGACCCAGTGCTGATGGAACCCTACTGGAAGGCGGAAAAAGAGTACTTTGACAAGATAG CTCAAATAACGAAGCTTCCCACACTGGATTCAGACACTGCTACTAGTCCAAATATTATTCAAGAAAGTGAAGCAGATACCATCCTTAAAGCATCAGAGTTTGTTTTAGGGCTCTCCTCATATATTG ATGGTGAGTTACTAAGAAACTGCTCTGGCATTTTGATGGAGTGGAGTAAGGGCGCTGGAACCATTCTAACAACATCGCAACTCATCTGCTCAAGATCTCCAAAT
- the LOC136508683 gene encoding protein NUCLEAR FUSION DEFECTIVE 4-like — protein MAQPGRGGEEGAGMAEVEGQRHERWRNGDGGRDEAWRRWAMLAATVWIQALTGTNFDFSAYSSALKSSLGVSQEALNYLATASDLGKALGWSSGLALLHMPLHAVLMVSAAMGLAAYAVQYYCLVASVAVPYPLVFLVCLIAGCSICWFNTVCFVLCIRSFSANNRSLALSLSISFNGLSAAFYTLFANALSPSSPAVYLLLNAILPFGVSVLALPAILLCHTNDSHLQSAPRHDRRVFLGLYILAFITGIYLVVFGSFTATGSTAWVILTGAMVLLALPLIIPACSSCSYVDTDGPGPASPLNHDDPHKPLLISNNRQMESNAMVQKPMEHQTHGNCCGTIVGKGHLAALGEEHSAKKLIRCVDFWLYYTAYFCGATVGLVYSNNLGQIAQSLQQQSQLTMLLAVYSSCSFFGRLLSALPDILHRKVSLARTGWLAAALVPMPMAFFLMWNQQDASTLVAGTALVGLSSGFIFAAAVSVTSELFGPNSVGVNHNILITNIPLGSLLYGQIAAMVYDGNGQKMTVMDNSTGTVDTMIVCMGMKCYSTTFFLWACITFLGLASSIVLFIRTKPAYAAAASRSSCKHLHQVSS, from the exons ATGGCGCAACCAGGCCGAGGCGGGGAGGAGGGCGCTGGAATGGCGGAGGTGGAGGGGCAGCGGCATGAGCGATGGAGGAACGGCGACGGCGGCCGGGACGAGGCGTGGCGGCGGTGGGCGATGCTGGCGGCGACGGTGTGGATCCAGGCACTGACGGGGACCAACTTCGACTTCTCGGCCTATTCGTCGGCGCTGAAATCCTCGCTGGGTGTCTCCCAGGAGGCGCTCAACTACCTGGCCACGGCGTCGGACCTGGGCAAGGCGCTGGGGTGGTCGTCGGGGCTGGCGCTGCTCCACATGCCGCTCCACGCCGTGCTCATGGTCTCCGCCGCCATGGggctcgccgcctacgccgtgcAGTACTACTGCCTGGTCGCGTCCGTCGCCGTCCCCTACCCTCTG GTGTTCTTGGTCTGCTTGATAGCAGGGTGCAGCATCTGCTGGTTCAACACAGTATGCTTTGTTCTCTGCATACGCAGCTTCTCTGCAAACAACCGCTCCCTGGCCCTCTCCCTATCAATAAGCTTCAACGGGCTCAGCGCTGCCTTCTACACTCTCTTTGCGAATGCCCTATCCCCTTCCTCCCCAGCTGTATACCTCCTCCTCAATGCAATCCTCCCTTTTGGTGTCTCTGTTCTTGCACTCCCAGCAATCCTCCTCTGCCACACAAATGACAGCCACCTCCAAAGTGCGCCCAGGCATGACAGGCGTGTCTTCCTCGGTCTCTACATCCTCGCATTCATCACCGGCATATATCTGGTGGTCTTTGGATCTTTCACCGCAACCGGCTCTACTGCATGGGTCATCCTCACAGGTGCCATGGTCCTCCTCGCCCTTCCTCTCATCATCCCTGCCTGCTCCAGTTGCTCATATGTGGATACAGATGGCCCTGGCCCTGCATCGCCACTAAACCATGATGATCCACATAAGCCACTCCTAATCAGTAACAATCGTCAGATGGAGTCCAATGCGATGGTGCAAAAACCAATGGAGCACCAGACGCACGGCAATTGTTGTGGAACAATAGTGGGCAAGGGCCACCTGGCAGCGCTCGGTGAAGAACATAGTGCAAAGAAGCTCATTCGGTGTGTGGACTTCTGGCTCTACTACACAGCCTACTTCTGTGGAGCCACTGTTGGCCTGGTATACAGCAACAACTTGGGGCAGATTGCGCAGTCATTACAACAGCAGTCACAGCTCACCATGCTACTTGCTGTctactcatcctgctccttcttcGGTCGTCTTCTTTCTGCACTACCTGACATCCTTCACAG GAAGGTGTCACTTGCTCGCACAGGGTGGCTTGCTGCTGCATTGGTCCCAATGCCAATGGCCTTTTTCCTTATGTGGAACCAACAAGATGCAAGCACCCTGGTAGCAGGAACAGCACTAGTTGGCCTAAGCTCAGGGTTCATCTTTGCTGCAGCAGTGTCAGTGACCTCCGAGCTCTTTGGACCAAATAGCGTTGGGGTGAATCACAACATCCTAATCACCAATATCCCACTGGGCTCACTCCTCTATGGCCAGATTGCTGCCATGGTATACGATGGAAATGGCCAAAAGATGACAGTAATGGATAACAGCACTGGCACTGTTGACACCATGATTGTGTGCATGGGGATGAAGTGCTACTCAACCACCTTCTTCCTGTGGGCTTGCATCACATTTCTGGGGTTAGCATCAAGCATAGTTCTATTCATACGAACAAAACCAGCttatgctgctgctgctagccGGTCAAGTTGTAAGCACCTTCACCAAGTTTCCAGTTAA